From one Suricata suricatta isolate VVHF042 chromosome 8, meerkat_22Aug2017_6uvM2_HiC, whole genome shotgun sequence genomic stretch:
- the EME2 gene encoding probable crossover junction endonuclease EME2, with protein sequence MYVQSLVCSHGPCGDSGASRHSSSSPGNRSAISRRALSTESLPLPWITFLRESRELARVSQRGLAWPGGDRGVALRAGQEVVTALFLRPFAAVLEDAGASVLLEALSTLGCEYHLEPQHPARSLRWTRAKPDPCPRSAPSETWAADDQDLLLLLEPKEFVQGIAQLTQELAGGQEEDRVRFSQDHRVTRKLTSPLSANWRWPGGLGVLPATAPKTAVFNLGLQPCGPACSVPWIPSESPARPHVAVIGPGAHLWSQQPSSSQETRQPETPAAAACAALALSGPRVEEALMLLQLWAHLDVLLVASWQELSRHVCALTKAFAQRPFKRYQESHPFSFCAAGRWAGGQRVARDGTGLRGVWWQQIRQFNRVSPAVADAIVTAFPSPRLLQQAYVACSSEQERMALLADLPVRTGRGARPRRVGPDLARRICLFLTTASPELLLDLGS encoded by the exons ATGTACGTCCAGTCCCTCGTCTGTTCCCACGGGCCTTGCGGTGACTCGGGGGCTAGCCGG CACAGCAGCTCGTCGCCGGGGAACCGGAGCGCGATCTCTCGGCGGGCGCTCTCCACCGAGTCGCTGCCGCTGCCGTGGATCACGTTCCTGCGGGAAAGCCGC GAATTGGCGCGGGTTTCCCAGCGGGGACTCGCGTGGCCTGGGGGCGACCGGGGTGTGGCCTTGCGCGCGGGGCAAGAAGTAGTGACCGCTCTGTTTCTGCGGCCCTTCGCAGCCGTTCTAGAAGATGCTGGCGCCAGTGTACTGCTGGAGGCCCTGAGCACCCTGGGCTGTGAGTACCACCTGGAACCCCAGCACCCGGCCCGCAGCCTCCGGTGGACCAGAGCGAAGCCGGACCCTTGCCCCCGCTCT GCGCCTTCTGAGACGTGGGCTGCGGATGACCAGGATCTCCTGCTGCTCTTGGAGCCCAAGGAGTTTGTGCAGGGCATCGCCCAGCTGACCCAG GAGCTGGCTGGGGGGCAAGAAGAAGACAGGGTGCGTTTTTCCCAGGACCACCGAGTCACTCGCAAGCTCACTTCTCCTCTGTCTGCAAACTGGCGGTGGCCCGGTGGCCTGGGGGTCCTGCCTGCCACAGCCCCCAAAACAGCTGTGTTCAACCTCGGCTTGCAGCCCTGTGGCCCAGCCTGCTCGGTACCGTGGATCCCTTCTGAGAGCCCAGCCAGGCCCCACGTAGCCGTCATCGGGCCGGGGGCCCACCTGTG GTCTCAGCAGCCCAGCAGCAGCCAGGAGACGCGGCAGCCAGAGACTCCGGCGGCAGCAGCCTGTGCGGCGTTGGCACTCAGTGGGCCCAGGGTGGAGGAG GCCCTGATGCTCCTGCAGCTCTGGGCACACCTGGATGTGCTGCTGGTGGCCTCCTGGCAGGAGCTGAGTCGGCACGTGTGCGCCCTCACCAAGGCCTTTGCACAGCGCCCCTTCAA GCGATACCAGGAGTCCCATCCTTTTTCCTTCTGTGCGGCTGGACGCTGGGCAGGGGGCCAGCGAGTGGCAAGAGATGGCACAGGGCTTCGGGGGGTCTGGTGGCAGCAGATCAGGCAGTTCAACCGGGTCAGCCCGGCCGTGGCTGATGCCATAGTCACTGCCTTCCCATCCCCCCGCCTTCTGCAGCAG GCGTATGTGGCCTGCAGCTCGGAGCAGGAGCGCATGGCCCTCCTGGCTGACCTCCCGGTGAGGACGGGCCGCGGTGCGCGGCCCCGCAGGGTGGGGCCTGACCTTGCCCGCCGCATCTGCCTCTTCCTGACCACCGCCAGCCCCGAGCTCTTGCTGGACCTGGGCTCCTGA